The proteins below come from a single Triticum aestivum cultivar Chinese Spring chromosome 5D, IWGSC CS RefSeq v2.1, whole genome shotgun sequence genomic window:
- the LOC123119960 gene encoding uncharacterized protein: MSFEDKAMASRITSPSSKATVSESDLRIINVASNVDHSQANNQASAVLGPVAIFWDIENCPVPSDVRPDDVAGNIRMALRLHPVVNGAVTVLSAYGDFNAFPRRLREGCQRTGVKLVDVPNGRKDAADKAILVDMFLFALDNHPPSSIMLISGDVDFAPALHILGQRGYTIALAIPSSVTVSSALSSAGSFVWDWPSLARGAGSVPPRSLGHRAADPLVCPNSVTPGKFPDIQTEEEAIAYMGTFRNEYSGRTTSNQINCYNSSQVTRESCKAFCTLADGSCGTGTSSRSHHVSGGLNEVPVIDQGFTGEQSWWVRPGDLQGLKGQLIRLFQLSGGSVPLVRVPSEYLKLFGRHLYVAEYGAVKLVHLFEKLAESFVVIGKGQRKMICLRNSADRNMKKYPSTPIILKNEKRLNATLEEGTSETCQQLSSSSEDLSEDEQNINPDVDGAYVFDSHLYKCRTEVEALLVCYLSCPLPLSHFESLYEQRYKKTLDYQSCGVDGLEELLNKLKDVVELNVNEISNMKFIKAKSPKCSPSKPC; the protein is encoded by the coding sequence ATGTCTTTTGAAGATAAAGCAATGGCTAGTCGTATCACCTCGCCCTCATCAAAAGCTACGGTATCAGAATCAGATCTTCGGATAATAAATGTTGCATCAAATGTGGATCATTCTCAAGCAAATAACCAGGCAAGTGCAGTCCTCGGTCCAGTGGCTATCTTTTGGGACATTGAGAACTGCCCTGTTCCAAGTGATGTACGGCCAGATGATGTTGCTGGGAATATACGGATGGCATTACGGCTGCATCCTGTTGTTAACGGTGCAGTTACAGTTCTCTCTGCTTATGGAGATTTCAATGCTTTCCCTAGAAGACTCAGGGAGGGATGTCAGAGAACCGGAGTCAAACTTGTCGATGTTCCAAATGGGCGGAAAGATGCTGCTGATAAGGCTATACTGGTAGATATGTTTCTCTTTGCTCTGGACAATCATCCACCGTCATCCATTATGCTTATATCTGGTGATGTGGACTTCGCTCCCGCTCTCCATATACTTGGTCAGCGTGGATACACTATTGCCCTTGCGATTCCATCTTCAGTTACCGTCTCATCGGCTTTGAGCAGTGCTGGGAGTTTCGTGTGGGACTGGCCTAGTCTTGCCCGTGGTGCAGGCAGTGTACCCCCCAGATCCTTAGGGCATCGTGCTGCTGATCCTTTAGTCTGTCCTAACAGTGTAACACCGGGGAAATTTCCTGACATACAGACTGAAGAGGAGGCCATTGCTTATATGGGAACTTTTAGGAATGAATATAGTGGCAGAACAACCAGCAACCAGATTAATTGCTATAACTCTTCACAGGTCACCAGGGAATCATGCAAAGCTTTCTGCACTCTGGCGGATGGCAGTTGTGGCACCGGCACGTCATCGAGGTCACATCATGTATCAGGTGGTTTGAATGAAGTCCCAGTGATAGACCAAGGATTTACAGGCGAACAATCATGGTGGGTTCGTCCCGGTGATCTTCAAGGCTTGAAGGGTCAACTAATAAGGTTATTTCAGTTATCTGGTGGATCTGTTCCACTTGTCCGTGTTCCTTCAGAGTATTTAAAGCTGTTCGGAAGGCACCTGTATGTAGCAGAATATGGAGCTGTAAAACTTGTTCATCTTTTCGAAAAGCTGGCTGAGTCTTTTGTTGTCATAGGGAAGGGTCAGAGGAAGATGATTTGCCTACGCAATTCTGCTGATAGGAACATGAAGAAATATCCAAGCACACCAATAATTTTGAAAAATGAAAAGAGATTGAATGCTACTCTCGAGGAAGGTACTAGTGAAACATGTCAGCAGTTGAGCAGCTCATCAGAAGATCTCTCAGAGGATGAACAGAACATTAACCCTGACGTAGATGGAGCATATGTGTTTGATAGCCATCTATACAAGTGCAGAACAGAGGTCGAGGCTCTTCTTGTCTGTTACTTGTCGTGCCCTCTTCCACTCTCTCATTTTGAATCCCTGTATGAGCAACGGTACAAGAAGACTCTCGACTACCAGAGCTGTGGAGTTGATGGTCTGGAGGAACTGCTTAACAAGTTAAAAGATGTTGTCGAATTGAATGTAAATGAGATCAGCAACATGAAGTTCATCAAAGCCAAGTCACCAAAATGTAGTCCCTCAAAGCCATGTTAA